DNA sequence from the Vicia villosa cultivar HV-30 ecotype Madison, WI linkage group LG3, Vvil1.0, whole genome shotgun sequence genome:
CTAAATAGAAGAAAATctcaaaaatcatatttaagtattttttttttaaaatcaattttgagTGTTCTATGCTTAAAATGAAAGTAATATGAGAAAAAGTTAAAAAGCTTTTGAGTAGTCCTATTCCTATCTATATATTCACTTATTTTTCTCATTTCCATCTTGTTTAGCTGGTTGAAGATTCTCCATATTGCTCTATTATGTGGTTCTTGAAGATACAAATCATACAAATTCTTTCTACATTTCACCAAAGATTTTTCATTCCAACTTGCTCTACCCCACACCTCCAATTCTTCTTATATAAAGGACCAAAATTTTCTTccacatttcaaaatcatctctTCCTTGAGTCTTATTGCTTACACAAAATCTTCCACATTTTGAATAACCTTTTTCTTATCTAAACCATCACTATTTTGTCAACTTTCGAAACCTTAAGAGTCTTAAGAGTCTGTTTGGTGTTCAGGATATATAAGCCGGTCATAGCCTCAGAGTAATTTTTGTTTGTAGCTCAAGAAATGGCCTCAATGTCAGCATCTGGTTCATGGAGTGGTAAGGAGAACAAAGCATTTGAAAGGGCATTAGCTGTTTTCGATAAGGACACGCCTGATCGTTGGTCCAATGTTGCTAAAGCTATTGGTGGAGGGAAGACTGCTGAGGATGTCAAGAGACACTATGAACTTCTTGTTAGGGACATTAGGCACATTGAATCAGGTCAAGTTCCATTCCCAAATTACAACAACAATGCTGCCTTCGACGAGGAGAAAAGGTAATATAGACACGCATCAGTGTTAAATCTCTGGAGGGAGGGTTTCGGTGTCATTATTCAAACATTCTAAATTGCTTCTTGCTTTTCCTTGCAGgtttagaaacatatgaagctccAGTGACCAAATGGTGTCAACAATAAAGAATTTCTCATGTAATTGTAATTTTTAGAATCATTGGATTAGGTATAAGTATATGATGTTTCATATATGTAGTGCCAGTGATGTAAC
Encoded proteins:
- the LOC131657095 gene encoding transcription factor RADIALIS-like, with translation MASMSASGSWSGKENKAFERALAVFDKDTPDRWSNVAKAIGGGKTAEDVKRHYELLVRDIRHIESGQVPFPNYNNNAAFDEEKRFRNI